In a single window of the Flavobacterium sp. W4I14 genome:
- a CDS encoding cobalt-zinc-cadmium resistance protein CzcA (product_source=KO:K15726; cath_funfam=1.20.1600.10,1.20.1640.10,3.30.2090.10,3.30.70.1430; cog=COG1538,COG3696; ko=KO:K15726; pfam=PF00873,PF02321; superfamily=56954,82714,82866; tigrfam=TIGR00914; transmembrane_helix_parts=Inside_1_12,TMhelix_13_30,Outside_31_338,TMhelix_339_361,Inside_362_367,TMhelix_368_390,Outside_391_399,TMhelix_400_422,Inside_423_448,TMhelix_449_471,Outside_472_480,TMhelix_481_503,Inside_504_537,TMhelix_538_560,Outside_561_875,TMhelix_876_895,Inside_896_901,TMhelix_902_924,Outside_925_927,TMhelix_928_950,Inside_951_977,TMhelix_978_1000,Outside_1001_1009,TMhelix_1010_1032,Inside_1033_1038,TMhelix_1039_1061,Outside_1062_1458), which translates to MLNRIIQFSIRQKLLVGIMILALIAWGIYSLRQLPIDALPDITNNQVQIITSSPSNGAEDIERFVTYPVEQTMATIPGIEEIRSFSRFGLSVVTVVFKENVEIYWARQQVSERLAEVERAIPKGIGTPEVAPLTTGLGEIYQYVIHPKKGYEKKYDATELRTIQDWIVRRQLLGVEGIADVSSFGGYLKQYEIALNPDKLRSMDISISDIFKALEKNNQNTGGSYIDKKPNAYFIRSEGLINSIEDIENIVVRTNENSIPVLIRNVAEVRIGAATRYGAMTRNDQGEVVGAVVMMLKGANSSKVIANVKTRMDQIAKNLPEGVVIEPFLDRTKLVNSAIGTVTKNLAEGALIVIFVLVLLLGNFRAGLIVASVIPLAMLFAICLMNLFGVSGNLMSLGAIDFGLIVDGAVIIVEASLHHLGIRKNKNRLSQQEMDAEIFESASKIRNSAAFGEIIILIVYLPILALVGIEGKMFRPMAQTVAFAILGAFILSLTYVPMMSALFLNKTISTKRNISDRIMSFFQRVYTPMLNFALRARVAVVGIAIGLFAICLIIFNYLGAEFIPTLEEGDFAVETRVLTGSSLSQTIEAATRAAKVLKANFPEVKEVIGKIGSSEIPTDPMPVEACDLIIILKDKGDWTNASTRDELAGKMQAKLEQYIPGVTFGFQQPIQMRFNELMTGARQDVVIKIYGEDFSKLSAYAAKIGAIARKIDGAQDVYVEQASGLPQVIIKFHREKIAQFGLNIEDVNTAIRSGFAGEVAGLVFEGEKRFDMVVRLEKENRQSLEDVKNLFVTAPNGNQIPLEQLADIQYREGPNQIQRDDAKRRITVGFNVRGRDVESIVKEIQQKIDTEVKFLPGYYPTFGGTFENLQAATKRLGIAVPLALLLILLLLYLTFSSIKHALLIFTAIPLSAIGGVFALWARGMPFSISAGIGFIALFGVAVLNGIVLISEFNRLKKEGMNDILEIIRTGTSVRLRPVIMTALVASMGFLPMAISGGSGAEVQRPLATVVIGGLISATLLTLLVLPVLYIWVEKMGRKKVKIAPIAGIIVVFVTLFGFQPAKAQTPLTLKQAISSALENNRAISGASLGVGLQQALRKSAFEMPKTEVSMLYGQYNSLVKNDNNFTVSQSIPFPTLFAANAALGDERIKAGQLQVASSKNELIFQVKTVYTNLQYLYSKEKLLLEQDSIYKGFVKSASLKYKTGEGNLLEKVAAETQLKDIQNLLDQDRSDIEIYKTQLATLLGKGGLPQIADKFLMETPEVSIGDTALLNENPAIAYFRQQIVIAEKQRKVELAKAMPDFTLGYFNQSLTGFQNVNGSDVFFGRDKRFQGFQVGLSVPLFYRAYAAKAKAASINRDIASNDLELHQRKLTGQYQQALGEYLKNRKRYDYFITSALSNAALILKNSRIAYQNGEIGYSEYLLNLKQANGIYEGRLMALLQLSQSINQIEFLTGNNNSF; encoded by the coding sequence ATGCTGAACAGAATAATACAATTCTCCATCAGGCAGAAACTGCTGGTGGGAATTATGATACTGGCGCTGATTGCCTGGGGTATATACTCCCTTAGGCAGCTGCCCATAGATGCCCTTCCCGATATTACCAATAACCAGGTCCAAATTATTACCTCCTCACCAAGCAACGGTGCAGAAGATATCGAGCGCTTTGTAACCTATCCGGTAGAACAGACCATGGCCACTATTCCTGGGATAGAAGAAATCCGTTCCTTTAGCAGGTTCGGCCTTTCGGTGGTGACAGTGGTGTTTAAGGAAAATGTAGAGATTTACTGGGCCCGCCAACAGGTGAGCGAAAGGCTTGCCGAAGTAGAAAGAGCCATTCCGAAGGGGATCGGCACACCCGAGGTTGCACCATTAACAACCGGACTCGGAGAGATTTACCAGTACGTAATCCATCCCAAAAAAGGATATGAAAAAAAATATGATGCTACCGAGCTCCGCACCATTCAAGACTGGATTGTTCGCCGCCAACTCCTGGGAGTAGAGGGCATAGCAGATGTGAGTAGCTTTGGGGGATACCTCAAACAGTATGAGATTGCCCTTAATCCCGACAAGCTCAGAAGCATGGATATATCCATCAGCGACATTTTTAAGGCGCTTGAAAAAAACAACCAGAACACCGGCGGATCTTACATCGATAAGAAACCCAATGCCTATTTTATCAGGAGCGAAGGGCTTATCAATAGTATCGAGGACATTGAGAATATCGTTGTACGGACCAATGAGAACAGCATTCCCGTGCTGATCCGAAATGTAGCTGAAGTGAGGATCGGTGCAGCCACCAGGTACGGCGCCATGACCAGAAACGATCAGGGCGAGGTAGTAGGGGCAGTAGTGATGATGCTAAAGGGCGCCAACTCTTCAAAAGTTATTGCAAACGTAAAAACCCGGATGGATCAGATTGCAAAGAATCTTCCAGAGGGCGTGGTGATCGAGCCATTCCTCGACCGCACAAAACTGGTAAACAGCGCCATTGGTACGGTGACCAAAAACCTGGCAGAAGGCGCATTGATTGTGATCTTTGTACTGGTACTGCTTTTGGGGAATTTCCGTGCCGGACTGATTGTAGCTTCGGTTATTCCACTTGCCATGCTTTTTGCCATATGCCTGATGAACCTTTTTGGCGTCAGCGGAAACCTGATGAGCCTTGGCGCTATAGACTTTGGGCTAATCGTAGACGGAGCAGTAATTATTGTGGAGGCATCTCTCCACCATCTAGGTATCCGAAAAAATAAAAACAGGTTAAGCCAGCAGGAGATGGATGCTGAGATTTTTGAATCTGCCTCCAAGATCCGTAACAGTGCTGCTTTCGGCGAAATCATTATCCTCATTGTTTACCTGCCGATTCTAGCCCTGGTTGGTATAGAAGGTAAGATGTTTAGGCCAATGGCTCAAACGGTGGCTTTTGCTATCCTTGGCGCTTTTATCTTGTCGTTAACTTATGTGCCGATGATGAGTGCGCTGTTTCTAAACAAAACCATCAGCACCAAAAGAAATATCTCAGACAGGATCATGTCTTTTTTTCAAAGGGTGTATACCCCAATGCTCAATTTTGCACTGCGGGCAAGGGTGGCCGTTGTGGGCATTGCAATAGGGTTATTTGCCATTTGCCTTATTATTTTCAATTACCTGGGTGCCGAATTTATTCCTACGCTAGAGGAGGGCGACTTTGCCGTAGAAACCAGGGTACTTACCGGAAGCAGTCTTTCTCAGACCATTGAGGCCGCTACACGCGCTGCAAAGGTATTAAAGGCAAATTTTCCTGAGGTAAAAGAGGTAATCGGAAAGATTGGCTCTAGCGAGATTCCTACCGACCCCATGCCGGTAGAAGCCTGTGACCTGATTATTATCTTAAAGGATAAGGGGGATTGGACAAATGCTTCGACGAGAGACGAGCTTGCGGGAAAGATGCAGGCCAAGCTTGAACAGTATATTCCTGGGGTTACTTTCGGGTTCCAGCAGCCTATTCAAATGCGCTTTAATGAACTCATGACAGGCGCAAGGCAGGATGTGGTCATCAAGATCTATGGAGAGGATTTTTCGAAGCTAAGTGCCTATGCAGCTAAGATTGGTGCTATCGCCAGAAAAATCGATGGTGCCCAGGATGTTTATGTGGAACAAGCTTCGGGACTTCCACAGGTGATCATCAAATTTCATAGAGAAAAGATTGCGCAGTTCGGACTGAACATCGAAGATGTGAATACGGCTATCCGCTCTGGATTTGCAGGAGAGGTAGCTGGCCTGGTGTTCGAGGGCGAAAAACGGTTCGATATGGTTGTCCGCCTGGAAAAAGAAAACAGGCAATCGCTTGAGGATGTGAAGAACCTGTTTGTAACTGCACCCAATGGCAACCAGATCCCGCTGGAGCAGCTGGCTGATATCCAGTACAGGGAAGGTCCAAACCAGATCCAGCGTGATGATGCAAAGCGACGGATTACCGTTGGTTTTAATGTGAGGGGAAGAGATGTGGAAAGTATTGTAAAGGAAATCCAGCAGAAGATTGATACAGAGGTTAAGTTTTTACCAGGATATTATCCGACCTTTGGTGGCACTTTTGAGAACCTGCAGGCAGCCACCAAAAGATTGGGTATTGCCGTACCACTGGCGTTATTACTCATTTTACTGTTGCTTTATCTTACTTTTTCATCGATTAAACATGCGCTTTTAATTTTTACCGCAATTCCATTGTCGGCCATTGGTGGCGTATTTGCCCTATGGGCACGGGGCATGCCATTTAGCATCTCCGCAGGCATCGGTTTTATTGCGCTTTTTGGTGTAGCGGTACTGAATGGTATTGTGCTTATCAGTGAATTTAACAGGTTAAAAAAAGAAGGAATGAACGATATTCTCGAAATTATTAGAACAGGAACTTCGGTCAGGCTTCGCCCGGTGATTATGACGGCCCTTGTAGCTTCTATGGGCTTTCTTCCAATGGCTATCTCCGGCGGAAGCGGTGCTGAAGTACAGCGCCCATTGGCAACGGTTGTTATCGGCGGACTGATCTCTGCAACACTGCTGACTCTTTTGGTACTTCCGGTGCTTTATATCTGGGTAGAAAAAATGGGGCGCAAAAAAGTAAAAATTGCTCCTATAGCGGGAATAATTGTAGTGTTTGTTACGCTGTTTGGATTTCAGCCAGCTAAAGCCCAGACACCATTAACACTAAAACAGGCAATATCTTCGGCACTGGAAAACAACAGGGCGATCAGTGGGGCAAGCCTTGGTGTAGGGCTGCAACAGGCACTCAGGAAAAGCGCATTCGAAATGCCCAAAACTGAAGTGTCTATGCTTTACGGGCAGTACAACAGTCTGGTCAAAAACGACAACAACTTTACCGTTTCGCAAAGCATTCCCTTTCCAACACTTTTCGCCGCAAATGCCGCATTAGGGGATGAACGTATCAAAGCAGGCCAGCTTCAGGTCGCCTCAAGTAAAAACGAACTCATTTTTCAGGTGAAGACGGTTTACACCAATCTTCAGTACCTCTATTCGAAAGAAAAACTGCTGCTCGAGCAAGACAGTATCTATAAGGGATTTGTAAAATCAGCTTCGTTAAAGTACAAAACAGGCGAGGGCAACCTGCTTGAAAAGGTAGCCGCCGAAACGCAGCTTAAAGATATACAGAACCTGCTCGACCAAGACCGGTCTGATATCGAAATTTATAAAACACAGCTGGCTACGCTTCTTGGCAAGGGCGGGCTACCCCAAATCGCCGACAAGTTTTTAATGGAAACACCCGAGGTTTCGATCGGAGATACGGCTCTTCTAAATGAAAATCCAGCCATTGCCTATTTCAGGCAGCAGATTGTGATTGCCGAAAAACAGCGGAAGGTAGAGCTTGCCAAAGCAATGCCCGATTTTACCCTGGGTTATTTTAACCAGTCGCTAACCGGTTTTCAAAACGTTAACGGCAGTGATGTTTTCTTTGGCCGCGACAAACGTTTTCAGGGCTTTCAGGTGGGGCTTAGCGTTCCGTTATTTTACAGGGCCTATGCTGCTAAAGCAAAGGCCGCATCCATTAACAGGGATATTGCATCGAACGACCTGGAACTCCATCAGCGAAAACTAACAGGTCAGTACCAGCAGGCCCTGGGCGAATACCTGAAAAACAGGAAACGTTACGATTATTTTATTACTTCTGCCCTAAGCAATGCGGCACTGATCTTAAAAAACAGTCGCATTGCCTACCAGAACGGAGAAATAGGCTATTCCGAATACCTGTTAAACCTTAAACAGGCGAACGGTATTTACGAAGGGCGCCTGATGGCCCTGCTCCAGTTAAGCCAGAGCATCAACCAGATTGAATTTTTAACCGGTAACAACAACTCATTTTAA